A genomic region of Silurus meridionalis isolate SWU-2019-XX chromosome 7, ASM1480568v1, whole genome shotgun sequence contains the following coding sequences:
- the LOC124389141 gene encoding T-cell surface antigen CD2-like, with protein sequence MKMNTKGSIKVLFICVSLFSLTGCNQCQTNILEGDSLSFELANYSKPLVDDDRFTIKKDNKIIVPKRNRIQKGPGIVEGNSLKFQHVNLTSSGTYTIEVFDVKGTSKTAYSKSICVYAKVPKPRVSITCLERNVDVRCVVEIDNDQRSGISYSWNKNGKQFKNVLNFSTSIEDKSTFICTVFNPLHNNTSDPVQAACIKPATLLGFFFEILVGTLGSGLIIILIVVVTVACCVARKKKEQERMMARFCSINNSPAPESQKLYQIIRRPLPPLP encoded by the exons atgaaaatgaacaCCAAAGGCAGTATTAAAGTCTTATtcatctgtgtgtctctcttttcCTTAACCG GCTGTAACCAATGTCAGACCAATATATTAGAAGGGGACAGTCTCTCCTTTGAACTGGCTAATTATAGTAAGCCGCTTGTGGATGATGATCGATTCactataaaaaaagataataaaatcaTAGTCCCCAAAAGGAATCGTATACAAAAAGGACCAGGGATTGTGGAAGGTAATTCACTGAAGTTCCAGCATGTGAATCTGACCAGTTCTGGGACATACACCATTGAGGTTTTCGATGTGAAAGGCACCAGCAAAACAGCATACTCAAAAAGCATCTGTGTATATG CAAAAGTCCCAAAGCCAAGAGTGAGTATTACATGCCTGGAAAGAAATGTTGACGTCAGATGTGTGGTTGAAATCGACAACGATCAGCGATCAGGAATATCATACAGCTGGaacaaaaatggaaaacaaTTCAAGAATGTATTAAACTTTTCAACATCTATTGAGGACAAATCAACGTTcatctgtactgtatttaatcCTTTACATAACAACACAAGTGATCCAGTGCAAGCAGCAT GTATTAAGCCGGCTACTCTCCTTGGCTTTTTCTTTGAGATCTTAGTGGGGACCTTAGGTAGTGGTCTCATTATCATACTAATTGTGGTGGTTACTGTTGCATGCTGCGTTGCCAGGAAGAAAAAGGAGCAAGAGCGAA TGATGGCCCGTTTTTGCAGCATTAATAATTCTCCAGCTCCTGAGAGTCAAAAATTGTATCAAATCATAAGGAGACCACTTCCACCTTTACCCTAA